One Candidatus Ozemobacteraceae bacterium DNA segment encodes these proteins:
- a CDS encoding PQQ-binding-like beta-propeller repeat protein, which produces MKQSRVYLLLVLAIAAFTLFGCGGGGGGGGGAVGSGITFQENTGAIKGKITSNGIISESQKGSILSDSGVVGVPGAEVFLESDTSKKTISDAEGNFILENVPEGTHNVISRKESDGKSYKMRSGAIVVVKLQIVEIQSITIVAASNSVSGKISKPSGDPVQGVTVKVWDQISTSDSNGNYQVFNMPAGSWEVSFKKDGFTDFAATLSFGVGQVTNFNLVLSPVDSSQSQPTTPQVSVPPVISNAIVKNDNLHYWVSWQTDIDSRANITLSMTEPQGISVETMIGEYKTSHNFDLGSLNDNSTFTVTIQAISRDNQTAKKVVVFHTETNSVNVPPSDPQPSGKTVSFVSLLGSQASKPTVDGTNIYVHFEGGYLVCFDTTKDALSWSFKGEGPFGDGYFGVIPGCQLGDVNGDGTKDVVVPLRGLMTAIDGKTHTALWEVSAGGDMACAPAVTDLNGDGYQDAVFGTVNTLYAINGKTGQTLWSKSMQAVHSDILAIDIDNDGKKEIIACGTHGDNKIYALKPSDGSQIWSVQMNNKIESGPVFKDVDNDGIIEIFIGSHEPSIVCVNSRTGSFKWRLDTSFTPYEGGWEAGVIHSRLNLEESNGNFYLIAPSKCDRLFCLNAKTGAIVWKRDKDVADWYWGGVGFYSAGVEKYVVVPNFNDRAVKFQSLLTGEVKETFSAGGESFSNYSMPVSANSKVYLPTNGKMLVIK; this is translated from the coding sequence ATGAAACAGTCTCGTGTTTACCTTCTGCTTGTCTTGGCCATTGCCGCTTTTACGCTGTTTGGCTGTGGTGGTGGCGGAGGAGGAGGTGGTGGTGCTGTTGGGTCAGGCATCACCTTCCAGGAAAACACGGGTGCAATTAAAGGTAAAATCACTTCGAACGGTATTATTTCGGAAAGCCAGAAGGGCTCGATTTTGTCAGACTCAGGCGTCGTAGGAGTTCCAGGCGCTGAAGTATTCCTTGAAAGCGATACTTCGAAGAAAACAATATCTGATGCAGAAGGAAATTTCATTTTAGAAAATGTTCCAGAAGGTACGCACAACGTAATAAGCCGTAAGGAATCAGATGGTAAATCTTATAAAATGAGAAGTGGGGCCATTGTTGTGGTCAAACTTCAGATAGTTGAAATTCAAAGCATAACCATTGTTGCAGCTTCTAACTCTGTCAGTGGAAAGATTTCAAAACCAAGTGGCGATCCTGTTCAGGGTGTTACTGTTAAAGTGTGGGATCAGATTTCCACATCTGATTCAAATGGTAATTATCAAGTGTTTAATATGCCTGCAGGAAGCTGGGAAGTAAGTTTTAAAAAAGATGGGTTCACTGATTTTGCGGCAACACTATCCTTCGGTGTCGGCCAGGTAACAAATTTTAATCTCGTGTTATCACCCGTAGATTCGAGTCAATCCCAACCAACTACTCCCCAGGTATCGGTCCCACCTGTGATTTCGAACGCAATTGTGAAAAATGATAACCTTCATTACTGGGTTTCTTGGCAGACTGATATTGATTCTAGAGCTAATATCACATTGTCAATGACTGAACCACAAGGAATTTCAGTTGAAACAATGATTGGTGAATATAAAACAAGCCACAATTTTGATCTTGGTAGTCTCAATGATAACTCAACGTTTACTGTTACTATTCAAGCTATTTCAAGAGACAATCAAACCGCAAAAAAGGTGGTGGTTTTTCATACCGAAACCAACTCGGTTAATGTGCCTCCAAGCGATCCCCAGCCCTCCGGAAAAACAGTTTCATTCGTTTCTCTCTTAGGTTCACAGGCATCGAAGCCCACTGTCGATGGCACCAATATTTATGTTCATTTCGAAGGTGGCTACCTGGTGTGCTTTGATACGACAAAAGATGCGCTATCCTGGTCATTCAAAGGCGAAGGTCCGTTTGGGGACGGCTATTTTGGTGTCATACCCGGCTGCCAGTTGGGTGATGTCAACGGCGACGGGACGAAGGATGTTGTTGTCCCGTTAAGAGGGCTAATGACTGCTATTGATGGCAAAACTCATACGGCGTTATGGGAAGTTTCTGCTGGTGGGGATATGGCTTGTGCCCCGGCAGTTACAGACCTTAATGGTGATGGTTATCAAGACGCTGTTTTCGGCACGGTAAACACGTTATATGCGATAAATGGGAAAACCGGTCAAACCCTCTGGTCCAAGAGCATGCAAGCTGTTCACTCCGATATTCTAGCAATTGATATAGACAATGATGGAAAAAAGGAAATTATCGCCTGTGGGACCCACGGTGATAATAAAATATATGCTCTGAAGCCTTCAGATGGTTCTCAAATATGGTCCGTTCAAATGAATAATAAAATTGAATCCGGTCCGGTTTTTAAAGATGTCGATAATGACGGCATTATTGAAATCTTTATCGGCAGTCATGAACCTAGCATTGTGTGTGTTAACAGCCGAACCGGCAGCTTCAAATGGCGTCTTGACACTTCTTTCACGCCATATGAAGGTGGTTGGGAAGCTGGCGTTATTCATTCTCGGCTAAACCTCGAAGAATCAAATGGTAATTTCTATTTGATTGCTCCTTCGAAGTGCGACAGATTGTTTTGTCTTAATGCCAAAACCGGCGCTATCGTATGGAAGCGGGATAAAGATGTAGCCGATTGGTATTGGGGCGGAGTCGGTTTTTACAGTGCCGGTGTTGAGAAATATGTTGTTGTACCAAATTTCAACGACAGAGCCGTGAAATTCCAATCATTGCTTACTGGCGAAGTTAAGGAAACTTTCTCCGCCGGTGGCGAATCATTTTCAAATTACTCTATGCCGGTTTCTGCTAATTCCAAGGTATATTTGCCAACAAATGGCAAAATGTTAGTCATAAAGTAA
- a CDS encoding UbiA family prenyltransferase: MTFIIAYIKTMRLYYSFITGIAGWIGVSFYFWAKTREGLEITGDDYVYGAIALVILFLSWGVNQIFNDWLGLPEDRINAPNRPMVTGELNVTWALTLSSVLMGIAAVISWFLNPWSLVPLTLGFLMNFLYNYSKAWGLWANVVFGVMISNCSLYGFLAAGPMLSGPLFDRSRVAGLFLVALMNGLMTYFTYFKDYEGDKAAGKDTFIVRHGIEKARVVGLVGAFLPTICFFAARALGAFSFRYTEYFIYCGVMTIFLQFWTAIRFYRNPVGPKAYFSNATNFRACVAGQVTLIAMFNGHLALYLFSFSYIFIGFLFGLHEDSLG, encoded by the coding sequence ATGACATTTATCATTGCCTATATCAAGACGATGCGGCTGTATTACTCGTTCATCACCGGCATCGCCGGGTGGATCGGCGTTTCGTTCTATTTCTGGGCCAAGACCCGGGAAGGACTCGAGATCACTGGGGACGATTATGTGTACGGTGCCATTGCGCTGGTGATCCTTTTTTTGAGCTGGGGCGTCAACCAGATCTTCAACGACTGGTTGGGGCTTCCAGAAGATCGGATCAACGCCCCGAACCGGCCGATGGTGACCGGCGAGCTGAACGTCACCTGGGCGCTGACCCTGTCGAGCGTGCTCATGGGCATCGCCGCCGTCATTTCCTGGTTCCTGAATCCCTGGTCGCTGGTTCCGCTGACCCTCGGGTTCCTGATGAATTTCCTTTACAACTACAGCAAAGCCTGGGGGTTGTGGGCCAACGTGGTATTCGGCGTGATGATCTCCAACTGCAGCCTGTACGGTTTCCTCGCCGCGGGGCCGATGCTGAGCGGCCCCCTGTTCGACCGCTCGCGGGTGGCCGGCCTGTTTCTCGTCGCGCTGATGAACGGGCTGATGACCTACTTCACGTATTTCAAGGATTACGAAGGCGACAAGGCCGCCGGGAAGGACACGTTCATCGTTCGTCACGGGATCGAGAAGGCCAGGGTCGTCGGCCTCGTTGGCGCGTTTCTGCCGACCATCTGCTTTTTTGCGGCAAGGGCTCTCGGGGCATTCTCCTTTCGATACACCGAGTATTTCATCTATTGCGGGGTCATGACCATCTTCCTGCAATTCTGGACCGCGATCCGCTTCTATCGGAACCCCGTCGGCCCCAAAGCCTACTTCTCGAACGCCACCAATTTTCGCGCCTGCGTCGCCGGCCAGGTTACCCTGATCGCCATGTTCAACGGGCACCTCGCGCTGTATCTGTTCAGCTTCAGTTATATCTTCATCGGGTTCCTTTTCGGCCTGCACGAAGATTCCCTCGGGTAA
- a CDS encoding diacylglycerol kinase family protein, producing MPRYFLVLNPSSRSFQARHSWPLLFETLDARGVDYDFALTRGDGDAVRLARQAARDGFEVVVAVGGDGTINEVVNGLFDAESRTALAAFGVIYTGTSPDFCGYHGIPLDTVAAVDLLLNGAPRPVDLCRIVHRHPAEETTVHRIFSCCANFGLGAAVARGANSGLRKRWGDRLGTLLALLHALASYRPPDLRVQIDGREAVFPGLFNLFVGKSPLVASGIKLSLEIAPDDGKMYALPLFGISRARLFAILPSIYTGTITRRFPPIFARRVEIPDQGDAREVEYDGDPRGRLPASIEVLPRALPLIRPAMRPASRCPRGRSNPGRV from the coding sequence ATGCCGCGGTATTTCCTGGTCCTCAACCCCTCGTCGCGCTCTTTCCAGGCGCGCCATTCCTGGCCGCTCCTGTTCGAGACCCTCGATGCGCGCGGCGTCGACTACGATTTCGCCCTGACCCGCGGGGACGGCGATGCCGTGCGGTTGGCCCGGCAGGCGGCCCGTGATGGGTTCGAGGTCGTGGTCGCGGTCGGCGGCGACGGCACGATCAACGAGGTGGTCAACGGCCTGTTCGACGCCGAATCGCGCACCGCTCTCGCGGCGTTCGGGGTGATCTACACCGGCACCAGCCCCGATTTTTGCGGGTATCACGGCATCCCGCTCGACACCGTTGCCGCCGTCGATCTCCTGCTGAATGGGGCGCCGCGCCCGGTCGATCTCTGCCGAATCGTCCATCGCCATCCGGCCGAAGAAACCACGGTTCACCGCATCTTCAGTTGCTGCGCGAATTTTGGCCTCGGTGCCGCGGTTGCCCGCGGCGCCAACTCCGGGCTTCGCAAGAGGTGGGGCGACAGACTCGGCACGCTGCTGGCGCTTCTGCACGCCCTGGCTTCCTATCGGCCCCCGGATCTGCGCGTTCAGATCGACGGCCGCGAGGCGGTTTTCCCCGGACTGTTCAACCTGTTCGTCGGGAAGAGCCCGCTCGTGGCTTCCGGAATCAAACTGAGTCTCGAGATCGCCCCGGATGACGGGAAGATGTATGCCCTGCCCCTGTTCGGAATTTCCCGGGCACGTCTTTTCGCCATTCTGCCGTCGATCTATACCGGGACGATCACCCGGCGATTCCCGCCCATCTTCGCACGCCGGGTCGAGATTCCGGACCAGGGCGATGCCCGCGAGGTGGAATACGACGGCGACCCGCGCGGCCGGCTTCCCGCCTCTATCGAGGTACTGCCCCGAGCCCTGCCGCTGATTCGACCGGCGATGAGGCCGGCTTCCCGATGCCCGCGGGGTCGAAGCAATCCGGGCCGTGTGTGA
- a CDS encoding radical SAM protein, whose translation MLKPIFLTGFPKLALYLRVVVHVFLRYLGETLRGRLGPVAFVKLLYRSLLLLKVMVRNKVVQVGELYKMQLYLPAYPSPAFWESFEKFIRPDPGPLTVVFSITKACRYKCPHCYQRNDGGADIEIELLKKVAREMQEIGVTMFDIEGGEPLLRFERLMDLLTAFDGRREIWVNTTGEGLTPEMARRMKEAGVFGVMISLHTPDPVDYDAFTRFPGSFGIAKEAARMFNEAGITVALNSCPTEELFARDGVERVMDVAREWGCSFVQIIHGKSAGAWLGKQDEMISAREKIRKLRRLHLQYNSPGAFAGHPSASVQVFEESPCHFGCTAGGVDRFYLNANGEVQPCEFLNVSFGNVQEEGFKTIFARMRRQFRQPGTRWLCATEAGSIHKTIVDKGLRKTPVPREFTEKLVETWNKGSPTDLYRRMNLYKPD comes from the coding sequence ATGCTGAAACCCATCTTTCTGACCGGGTTTCCCAAGCTGGCGTTGTATCTGCGCGTGGTCGTGCATGTGTTTCTGCGATATCTCGGGGAAACGCTTCGCGGGCGGCTCGGGCCGGTCGCGTTCGTGAAGCTGCTCTATCGCTCGCTTCTGCTGCTGAAGGTCATGGTCCGGAACAAGGTCGTCCAGGTCGGCGAACTGTACAAGATGCAGTTGTATCTTCCGGCCTATCCGTCGCCGGCGTTCTGGGAGTCCTTCGAGAAGTTCATCCGCCCCGACCCGGGCCCGCTTACGGTCGTCTTCTCGATCACCAAGGCCTGCCGCTACAAGTGCCCGCACTGCTACCAGCGAAACGACGGGGGCGCGGATATCGAGATCGAGCTGTTGAAGAAGGTCGCCCGCGAGATGCAGGAGATCGGCGTCACCATGTTCGACATCGAAGGCGGCGAGCCACTTCTGAGATTCGAACGGCTGATGGACCTTCTCACCGCCTTCGACGGGCGGCGCGAGATCTGGGTCAACACCACGGGCGAGGGCCTGACCCCCGAGATGGCGCGGCGCATGAAGGAAGCCGGCGTCTTTGGCGTGATGATTTCCCTGCACACCCCGGATCCCGTCGATTACGACGCGTTCACGAGGTTCCCCGGTTCGTTCGGGATCGCAAAAGAGGCGGCCCGGATGTTCAACGAGGCCGGCATCACCGTCGCCCTCAACAGTTGCCCGACCGAGGAACTTTTCGCTCGCGACGGGGTCGAGCGCGTCATGGACGTCGCCCGCGAGTGGGGGTGCTCGTTCGTGCAGATCATCCACGGCAAATCGGCCGGAGCCTGGCTGGGCAAGCAGGACGAGATGATCTCGGCTCGGGAGAAGATTCGCAAGCTGCGCCGGCTGCACCTGCAGTACAACTCGCCGGGAGCGTTTGCGGGCCACCCGTCCGCGTCGGTTCAGGTTTTCGAAGAGTCGCCGTGCCACTTCGGCTGCACCGCCGGCGGCGTCGACCGCTTCTACCTCAACGCCAACGGGGAGGTGCAGCCCTGCGAGTTCCTCAACGTCTCGTTCGGAAACGTCCAGGAAGAGGGGTTCAAAACCATCTTCGCCCGGATGCGCCGCCAGTTCCGGCAACCGGGAACGCGCTGGCTCTGCGCCACGGAAGCGGGTTCCATTCACAAGACCATCGTCGACAAGGGGCTCCGCAAGACCCCCGTTCCCAGGGAATTCACCGAGAAACTGGTTGAAACCTGGAACAAGGGATCTCCGACCGACCTGTACCGCCGCATGAACCTGTACAAGCCCGACTGA
- a CDS encoding MFS transporter encodes MNTPPVPGAPPVWRALPGGIWAMGFASLFMDMSSELIHSLLPVFMVTTLGTSMVTVGIIEGVAEATASIMKVFSGALSDYFGRRKHLMLVGYGLAAFTKPIFPLANAIGWVFAARFIDRVGKGIRGAPRDALVADITQPHLRGAAYGLRQALDSVGALLGPLLAVLLMARFANDIRQVLWIAVIPAFVCVLLLAAYVHEPERASEALPGGKKLRLADAGRLPWHYWLVVLLGAILTLARFSEAFLVLRAQDVGLAAGHVPIVLIVMNLFYAGAAYPAGIAADRLSRRSLLLAGLAFLVVADLVLAAAGSPAAVFVGAALWGLHMAFTQGLLAKLVADTTPPELVGTGFGIFNLVSGLALVLASAIAGSLWSSLGPSAAFLAGAAFTIVAAAGLALVPSRVRPA; translated from the coding sequence ATGAACACTCCACCTGTCCCCGGCGCGCCGCCCGTATGGCGGGCCCTTCCGGGCGGCATCTGGGCGATGGGCTTCGCCTCGCTGTTCATGGACATGTCGTCGGAGCTGATCCACAGCCTGCTGCCCGTGTTCATGGTCACCACCCTCGGCACCTCGATGGTCACCGTCGGCATCATCGAAGGCGTCGCAGAAGCGACCGCCTCCATCATGAAAGTGTTCTCGGGGGCGCTCAGCGACTACTTCGGCAGGCGCAAGCACCTGATGCTTGTCGGATACGGCCTCGCCGCCTTCACCAAGCCGATCTTCCCGCTTGCCAACGCCATCGGCTGGGTGTTTGCGGCTCGTTTTATCGACAGAGTCGGGAAAGGGATCCGCGGAGCCCCGCGCGATGCGCTGGTTGCCGACATCACCCAGCCCCATCTGCGCGGCGCCGCCTACGGCCTTCGCCAGGCGCTCGACTCGGTCGGTGCCCTGCTCGGCCCGCTGCTGGCGGTCCTGCTCATGGCGCGGTTCGCGAACGACATCCGCCAGGTCCTCTGGATCGCGGTGATTCCGGCGTTCGTCTGCGTTCTTCTCCTGGCGGCGTATGTCCATGAACCCGAGCGCGCGTCCGAAGCACTTCCCGGCGGGAAAAAGCTCCGACTGGCTGACGCTGGGAGACTTCCCTGGCACTACTGGCTCGTCGTCCTTCTCGGGGCGATCCTGACGCTCGCCCGGTTCAGCGAGGCGTTTCTCGTTCTGCGGGCACAGGATGTCGGACTCGCCGCCGGCCATGTCCCGATCGTATTGATCGTGATGAACCTCTTCTACGCCGGGGCGGCCTACCCGGCAGGAATCGCCGCAGACCGCCTCAGCCGCCGTTCCCTGCTTCTCGCCGGGCTGGCTTTCCTGGTCGTCGCCGATCTCGTCCTTGCCGCAGCGGGATCTCCTGCGGCCGTCTTCGTCGGAGCCGCGCTGTGGGGACTGCACATGGCCTTCACCCAGGGTCTGCTGGCGAAACTGGTCGCCGACACCACTCCGCCGGAACTCGTCGGCACAGGCTTCGGCATCTTCAACCTGGTCAGCGGCCTCGCGCTGGTGCTGGCCAGCGCCATCGCAGGTTCGCTCTGGAGTTCGCTGGGCCCCTCGGCCGCGTTCCTCGCAGGGGCAGCGTTTACGATCGTCGCGGCCGCCGGGCTGGCCCTTGTTCCGTCGAGGGTGCGACCCGCCTGA